The following DNA comes from Enterocloster bolteae.
TACCACCAGCGCTGCCCGTCTGCCGCCGGCTGGAATCCCTGGGTGTATGTCACCGGGACCGGTGTGTAGTCGATGTCGCAGAGCTTAAGGGCTTTCTGCCAGGGAGTGGCCGTCACGCGGCTCTTGATGGTTCCGTAGTTGATGCCCTTGGCCTCGATGCAATATCCATCACCTATGTACACCCCGATATGGCCCGGCTTCCAGAGCGCCCAGCCGGTCATTGACTCATTCAGGTGGTCGATACCTGCCCGCTCCACGGCTGTGTCATGGTAGTTGTAGCTGCCCCGGATGCGCCCGGTGTACCAGCTGATGAGGCCGCTGCAGTCCGTGCAACGCTGGCCTATGTACTTAGCCGCCTTGGCCTTATAAGTTGATGTGTATGTGCTTGGGTTCTCCCGGGCAAGCCTGTCCAGGATGGCCTGCGTCAGTATCTCGCCCTTGGCGCCGTAGACGTAAGGGGTGCCCAGCTTGTCCTTGCAGTGCTGTATTAATCCTTCAGCTGTTTTACTCATAGTATTTTTCCTCCAATTTAAAAAGACCCCAGGAATACCCTAGGGCCATTGTTGTACCGGTGCAACTTACTCCTCTTCGTCGTCTACTCCATTATTATTACTGTCACTTGGACCTCCCACACCGCTCTGGTGTTTACCTGGATGCGGTGTGTCTGTCGGTCCATCATACAGGTATGGAGTAGGCTGCTTTTCCTGCAAGTCCGGCCCCTCTGCCAGATATCCTCCATTCCCCGGAATACGTGCTGCATGTTTTCCTGTTAATTTTGCCATAATATGTACCTCTCTTTCCTTTTTTGGGGTTAATAAGTTTACCGCCATTACCCTGGCGGTCGGGAGATATACGGACCACCTCCTTTTATGTCCTGCTGCCTCCCTGATAATCTGTATTGTCAATCTTATCCTTCAATACCGCGATATATTTACGCAGCCATTCCGGCACATTGGCACCCATACGACCGGCATTCTCAATGATGGACAGCAACTCGTTGAGTAAGTACCAGACCGCCACCAGGAGCCCGAAGAAGGCCTTGACGGATATCTGCATCCCAAGCTCTGCCGACACAAAAACAATCACATAATCAACCACCATAGCCGCGGCAATTACGCACAGGTATCCCACCTTTTTAATGATACCCTTAGCCCCTTTTCTGGAGCTCCATCCATAGCTGGCATCACCCGGATGGT
Coding sequences within:
- a CDS encoding phage holin family protein, with product MKMKREYVITVQGALAAAGAFLSAKLGILYPVLCILMGTMVLDYITGMLASKNEAIDHPGDASYGWSSRKGAKGIIKKVGYLCVIAAAMVVDYVIVFVSAELGMQISVKAFFGLLVAVWYLLNELLSIIENAGRMGANVPEWLRKYIAVLKDKIDNTDYQGGSRT